One window of the Thunnus albacares chromosome 3, fThuAlb1.1, whole genome shotgun sequence genome contains the following:
- the smcr8b gene encoding guanine nucleotide exchange protein smcr8b, producing MIGSPDLLAFTAAEGFGEEEGQEAQGLPEDLSVPLLPPSNPWTSAAQFHRDFILVAEFSEQVGPKPVLTIPDDPRVIGSFDLNHFSVRIMSVDYQASGPGPAPPTSPGPRLNFSEDSKVILGDSAEDAFAYVHHVTLYDLEARGMVRPFCMAYVCSDQAKLMENFSELSTGFSQASESLKTGNRQAFSMELQRKLQELEYTRLTLQQETELPQTVNGFAESGEKTEELEAVERSILNHRDLLRQVTSYPNRKLKQPDFLPYDPADSLTDPTALLPPEPCPPTSLSSSPSCRSEHHLKQLQELCNSYFLSLMKEQLADTERRLRGDRSALRTARVTRSLSRRLTLTNFLFELWTPEDGEEEERESTEAETQRATGSKSGGEPLNAEPLSLESFCSCVEEIPIKLVAGESGTVSPDHDVAMEMTGSVSSSDSIEVLGTEKSYRTQHDIIGSDSREIHMGMLDTSLRRAGVEAGVKRVRAYARRANSEDSIEVLSTTESIFPDDLTAITEEEAEHQPLSNGLQEDEEEEILTECKCDDVHRVEEMIREEESLDETVLENESELSVQEGEGRDDREESIKQINVTSEVTIKEEPVTECLKRNHVHEDDSPESTSTMLQDVEAVESPEVHQTVPDLQVNFAPPVALPEVERWSPPCAPLRLLSVDEASDCTSFTGSSDLLSPTQNVHGSTRSEKRRRRKAGLRALRFLKQNSFSQHAVFCLLSGRPLVVIGGDEVLVRKQVDALSLFLPAPVADGSAVMPSLTTPLQLTDLLTWRLIGIHRSPSTSSSSVLHSLTRYSRYLALLDLDQKTLRCPSYSGSLISRLADPHTSISRGITYLLHLESCLTALANQALLHTFNPSFHRPDTADGKNVAQGDDFLLMRGFCSSESDLRVMRFLSDLIKQRHAGHGPPVLRFYYSSMTLHRNTAAT from the exons ATGATCGGGTCACCGGACCTGCTGGCCTTCACCGCGGCGGAGGggtttggagaggaggagggtcAGGAGGCGCAGGGTCTACCTGAAGATCTGTCTGTGCCCCTGTTACCTCCATCCAACCCCTGGACCTCCGCAGCACAGTTTCACAGAGACTTCATACTGGTGGCTGAATTCTCAGAACAG gtgggACCGAAGCCTGTTCTGACGATACCAGACGACCCCCGAGTCATCGGCTCGTTTGACCTCAACCACTTCTCTGTCCGTATCATGTCAGTGGACTACCAGGCGTCAGGCCCCGGCCCCGCCCCTCCTACATCCCCCGGCCCCCGCCTCAACTTCAGCGAGGACTCCAAAGTGATCCTGGGGGATTCGGCGGAGGACGCGTTTGCCTACGTTCACCACGTGACCCTGTACGACCTGGAGGCTCGGGGCATGGTGCGTCCTTTCTGTATGGCCTACGTGTGCTCGGACCAGGCGAAGCTGATGGAGAACTTCTCTGAACTGTCGACGGGCTTCTCTCAGGCGTCCGAGAGCCTCAAGACGGGAAACAGACAAGCGTTTTCTAtggagctgcagagaaaacTACAAGAGCTCGA GTACACACGGCTGACGCTGCAACAGGAGACGGAGCTTCCTCAGACGGTGAACGGGTTTGCAGAATCGGGCGAGAAAACCGAAGAGCTCGAAGCTGTCGAGCGTTCCATCTTAAACCACAGAGACCTCCTCCGCCAGGTCACTTCTTACCCAAACAGGAAGCTCAAACAGCCCGACTTCCTGCCCTACGACCCTGCCGACTCGCTCACCGATCCGACTGCGTTACTGCCTCCTGAGCCATGTCCTCCCACCTCCCTCTCCAGCTCCCCCTCCTGCAGGTCCGAGCACCAtctgaagcagctgcaggagctTTGCAACTCTTACTTCCTGTCCCTGATGAAGGAGCAGCTCGCTGACACAGAGCGCCGCCTGCGTGGCGACAGGAGCGCACTGCGCACTGCTCGTGTCACACGCTCGCTGTCCAGGAGGCTCACGCTCACCAACTTCCTGTTTGAGCTTTGGACCCCAGAGgatggtgaggaggaggagagggaaagcACTgaggcagagacacagagggcGACAGGGAGTAAGAGCGGCGGCGAGCCGTTGAACGCTGAACCACTGAGCCTAGAGTCTTTTTGCTCCTGTGTGGAAGAGATCCCGATCAAACTGGTGGCAGGAGAAAGTGGGACAGTGAGCCCTGACCATGACGTTGCCATGGAGATGACAGGAAGTGTGAGCAGCAGCGACAGCATTGAAGTGCTGGGAACGGAGAAGTCTTATCGGACACAGCATGACATCATTGGATCTGACAGCAGAG AAATACACATGGGGATGTTGGACACCTCTCTCAGGCGTGCAGGAGTGGAGGCAGGCGTCAAGCGAGTTCGAGCGTACGCCAGACGGGCCAACAGCGAGGACAGCATCGAGGTCCTGAGTACAACCGAGTCCATCTTTCCTGACGACCTCACTGCCATCacagaggaggaagcagagcACCAACCTCTGAGTAACGGCCtgcaggaggatgaggaggaggagatactGACAGAGTGTAAATGTGATGACGTCCACAGAGTGGAAGAGATGATCCGAGAGGAGGAGTCATTGGATGAAACTGTtctagaaaatgaaagtgaactTTCTGTCCAGGAAGGTGAAGGTCGAGATGACAGAGAAGAGTCtataaagcaaataaatgtcACTAGTGAGGTCACGATCAAAGAGGAGCCGGTCACTGAGTGTTTGAAGAGGAATCACGTCCATGAAGATGACAGTCCAGAGAGTACTTCAACGATGCTGCAGG ACGTAGAAGCAGTGGAGTCGCCTGAAGTTCATCAAACTGTGCCTGACCTCCAGGTGAACTTTGCCCCACCTGTTGCCCTGCCCGAGGTTGAACGATGGTCTCCTCCCTGCGCTCCCCTCAGGCTTCTTAGTGTCGACGAAGCGTCTGACTGCACCAGCTTCACCGGCTCCTCAGACCTCCTCTCTCCCACCCAGAACGTCCACGGCAGCACCCGctcagagaagaggaggagaaggaaggctGGACTCAGAGCCCTCAGGTTCCTGAAACAGAACTCATTCTCCCAGCATGCCGTGTTCTGTCTACTGAGCGGCCGGCCGCTGGTTGTCATCGGAGGAGACGAGGTTTTGGTGAGGAAGCAGGTGGACGCCCTGAGTCTCTTCCTGCCTGCTCCTGTTGCTGATGGGAGTGCTGTGATGCCGAGTTTGACCACGCCCCTTCAACTGACCGACCTGCTCACCTGGAGACTGATCGGCATACACAG ATCACCCTCCACTTCTTCGTCCAGCGTGCTTCACTCTCTGACTCGCTACAGTCGTTATTTGGCCCTGCTGGACCTGGACCAGAAGACGCTGCGCTGTCCGTCATACTCCGGCTCTCTCATCAGCAGACTGGCGGATCCTCACACCAGCATCAGCCGGGGGATCACATACCTGCTGCACCTGGAGAGCTGCCTGACGGCGCTGGCCAATCAGGCTCTGCTCCACACGTTTAATCCTTCTTTCCACCGTCCTGACACTGCTGATGGGAAAAACGTTGCACAAGGAGACGACTTCCTGTTAATGCGAGGATTCTGCAGCAGTGAGAGCGATTTGAGAGTGATGCGTTTCCTGTCTGACCTCATCAAACAGCGTCACGCAGGACATGGCCCACCAGTTTTAAGATTCTATTACAGCTCGATGACACTCCATAGAAATACAGCTGCAACATAG
- the mief2 gene encoding mitochondrial dynamics protein MID49: MNFQGSRRRGEDGIAMVIDFLLSNARLVLGVGGAAMLGIATLAVKRLIERAGRAADDEKVEQKMAESWEELSLVSASPTLIKKGIEGVVMKHVAKAAKQQKADLCQQPQTEVQPKPESKSKRLQLCVVSLQDRLQQYYHTRAALAPHEVQRAQSLALDICTEIQGFMHSRHPDMPLGEMNLGGSLLDDLQVVSADHACLLVPLQLEDSLWRLIPGEETLLTHPLHWMVRRVNLEYFPRGRSYWDRYLVGGYLSAEAVVNMFNKAVMETINWPSISGTLDCLVRPVLGGPDLRLEIRPEKEKADSSQPLFISVLPLLREGDVALTAQPELTSPWINAWHLSLYPWETQRLAQLDASDGGNRRLTLKILKAVCRLNPALRPLEAAPLANLILHLSDSESDWSESSLDVRFQQCITELIGYLEQEALHSYFKPAVNLLSGLSEDQVDQMGFMLYCAVSEPEILFI; encoded by the exons ATGAACTTCCAGGGCAGTCGGAGGCGGGGAGAGGATGGCATCGCCATGGTGATTGACTTCCTGCTGTCTAATGCCCGGCTGGTTCTGGGAGTCGGCGGAGCTGCCATGCTAGGCATCGCTACGTTGGCGGTGAAACGG CTGATAGAGCGTGCGGGCCGAGCGGCTGACGATGAAAAGGTGGAGCAGAAGATGGCTGAGAGCTGGGAGGAGTTGAGTTTAGTCTCCGCTTCCCCTACACTGATCAAGAAAGGCATAGAGGGCGTCGTGATGAAACACGTCGCCAAGGCGGCCAAACAACAGAAAG CTGACCTGTGCCAACAACCTCAGACGGAGGTGCAGCCTAAACCTGAGTCAAAATCCAAGAGGCTCCAGCTGTGTGTCGTCAGTCTGCAG GATCGTCTGCAGCAGTACTATCACACAAGGGCGGCTCTAGCTCCACATGAGGTCCAGAGGGCTCAGTCTTTGGCTCTGGACATCTGCACTGAGATCCAGGGCTTTATGCACAGCCGTCATCCTGACATGCCCCTGGGTGAGATGAACCTCGGAGGTTCTCTTCTGGATGACCTGCAG gtggtCAGTGCGGACCATGCGTGTCTTCTGGTGCCCCTACAACTGGAAGATTCTCTGTGGCGTCTCATCCCGGGAGAGGAAACACTGCTCACACATCCACTGCACTGGATGGTCCGACGAGTCAATCTAGAATATTTTCCCAGAGGACGCAGCTACTGGGACAG GTATCTGGTGGGCGGTTATTTGTCCGCAGAAGCTGTTGTGAACATGTTCAATAAAGCTGTCATGGAAACCATTAACTGGCCGTCCATCAGCGGCACTTTGGACTGTCTCGTTAGACCCGTACTGGGAGGACCAGACCTTCGACTTGAGATTcg GcctgaaaaagaaaaggcaGACAGCAGTCAGCCACTCTTCATCTCCGTGTTGCCTCTGCTGAGGGAGGGGGACGTGGCTCTGACCGCCCAGCCTGAGCTCACCTCTCCTTGGATCAACGCCTGGCACCTCTCTCTCTACCCGTGGGAGACTCAGCGTCTGGCTCAGCTCGACGCCTCCGACGGCGGCAACCGCAGACTCACGCTTAAAATCCTCAAGGCGGTGTGCAGGCTGAACCCCGCTCTGCGACCGCTCGAAGCCGCCCCGCTGGCCAACCTCATCCTGCACCTCAGCGACAGTGAGAGCGACTGGTCCGAGAGCAGCCTGGACGTGCGATTCCAGCAGTGTATCACGGAGCTGATTGGCTACCTCGAGCAAGAGGCGTTGCACAGTTACTTCAAGCCGGCTGTCAATCTGCTGAGCGGCTTGTCAGAGGACCAGGTGGACCAGATGGGCTTCATGCTCTATTGTGCTGTGTCAGAGCCTgaaatactgtttatataa
- the alkbh5 gene encoding RNA demethylase ALKBH5 yields the protein MAASGYSDLREKLKSMTPHRDEYKNKYVDGTSNGSGKGGKRKYRESDDDDCEHSDDSSELREQEADRVKSSILQKNIFTPEECARIEEKIDEVVTSGEAGLYREHTVDRAPLRNKYFFGEGYTYGAQLEKRGPGQERLYRKGEVDEIPSWVHELVIKRLVSSGVIPEGFVNSAVINDYQPGGCIVSHVDPLHIFARPIVSVSFFSDSALCFGCRFQFKPIRVSEPVFVLPVRRGSVTVLSGYAADDITHCIRPQDIKERRAVIILRKTRPDAPRLDSALSSSPAERPAPLKAKRSHRKADPDAAHRPRVLEMDKEENRHPSISRQRRHSISSENYWNRGQDYDKHRESSGRKVKMRRH from the exons ATGGCAGCCAGCGGATACTCTGACCTGAGGGAGAAGCTGAAATCCATGACTCCACACAGAGACGAGTACAAGAATAAATACGTGGACGGGACGAGTAACGGCAGCGGGAAAGGTGGAAAACGCAAGTATCGGGAGTCCGACGATGACGACTGTGAGCACAGCGATGACAGCTCGGAGCTCCGGGAGCAGGAGGCCGACCGGGTGAAGAGCAGCATCCTGCAGAAGAACATCTTCACCCCGGAGGAGTGCGCCCGCATCGAGGAGAAGATCGACGAGGTGGTCACCAGTGGAGAGGCTGGACTGTACCGTGAGCACACTGTGGACAGGGCGCCCCTCCGCAACAAGTACTTCTTTGGGGAGGGGTACACTTATGGAGCCCAGCTGGAGAAGCGTGGACCGGGCCAGGAGCGGCTGTACCGTAAAGGAGAGGTGGATGAGATTCCGAGCTGGGTGCACGAGCTGGTGATCAAGCGGCTGGTGTCCAGTGGAGTGATCCCGGAAGGGTTTGTAAACAGTGCAGTCATCAATGATTATCAACCAGGTGGCTGCATTGTGTCACATGTGGATCCTCTGCACATCTTTGCACGGCCCATCGTCTCAGTGTCCTTCTTCAGTGACAGCGCTCTCTGCTTCGGCTGCCGCTTCCAGTTCAAGCCCATCCGGGTGTCAGAGCCGGTGTTTGTCCTGCCTGTGAGGAGAGGGAGTGTCACAGTACTCAG tgGCTACGCAGCAGATGACATCACTCATTGCATCCGCCCCCAGGACATTAAAGAGAGGCGTGCAGTTATCATCCTTAGGAA GACTAGACCTGACGCTCCTCGACTGGACAGCGCTTTAAGCTCGTCTCCTGCAGAGAGACCGGCTCCTCTGAAAGCCAAACGCTCTCATCGCAAAGCAGACCCTGATGCCGCTCACAG GCCGAGGGTTCTAGAGATGGACAAAGAAGAGAACAGACATCCGTCAATTTCCCGCCAACGTCGTCACAGCATCAGCTCAGAGAACTACTGGAACCGAGGACAGGATTACGACAAACATCGGGAGAGTTCAGGACGTAAAGTCAAAATGAGACGTCATTGA